In a single window of the Antedon mediterranea chromosome 1, ecAntMedi1.1, whole genome shotgun sequence genome:
- the LOC140052104 gene encoding probable chitinase 10 isoform X3, protein MEYSLLVVLLLVLLANILNVQAYYRICYYTNWSQYRSADVAKFVPEDIDPYLCTHIVYAFAKIGSGNSLQAYEWNDESTSWSVGMYEKVVNMKSQNPSLKVLLAVGGWTFGSLGFTRMVATSNTRQQFITKSIKFLRKHCFDGLDIDWEYPADRGSPLEDKQRFTLLVQEMRVAFNAEAIPTGKERLLLTAAVSAGESKIDRGYEVAKLATELDWIGLLSYDLHGSWDSTVGHHSALYSHDSSANNRKLTIKWAAEKWLIAGTPRNKLVIGLATYGRSFKLRSSSKTSLGSAANGGGDQGQHTREAGFLSYYEICQMISSGGTSVDSPSAESPSIAAPYAYKGNQWVGYHNQDSFRTILQYIKSEGLAGAMVWSLDLDDFSGRGCGQGKYPLLNVIKQELGGQGQPQPTKPKPTEAAAPPTYPQPTEAAAQPTEPSGTQGDNLKRVCYFTNWSQYRNGRLAEFTPSNIDPFLCTHIIYAFSVLNNNHELVETEWNDLSTSWREGLYEQVLNAKKQNLQLSVLLAVGGWNFGTEGFSRMVSTSSNRQQFIRSAVAFLRRYGFDGLDLDWEYPSGVDKYRFTTLVQELRAAFNVEVRPAGSNRLLLTAAVAAGEQYINAGYEIARLASYLDWVNVMAYDFYGNWGHYTGHHSALYSHNTRNSKLTISWAVWRWLSGGMPKNKLVVGLPTYGRSFRLASSIVTGLGSLSFGSGQAGVYTNSPGILSYYEICGLLQSDWREGNSSTIKAPYAYKGNQWVGYHNPQSFEVIANWIKSEGLAGAMVWSLDFDDFTGEVCGQGKYPLINTIKRVFGQPEPTEPEPTESAAPQTYPQPTEAAAQPTYPQPTEAAAQPTYPQPTEAAAQPTYPQPTEAAAQPTYLQPTEAAAQPTDPSGTQEFECPVPYGYFVDPTDCGYFYICTQSLLFRRACFPGTGFNGRVCDWKRNVPACRK, encoded by the exons ATG GAATACAGTTTGCTGGTTGTGCTACTGTTGGTATTACTTGCCAACATTTTAA ATGTACAAGCATACTATCGCATCTGCTACTATACAAATTGGTCGCAGTACAGATCGGCAGATGTAGCCAAATTTGTGCCTGAAGACATCGACCCCTATTTGTGTACTCATATTGTGTACGCGTTTGCAAAGATCGGTTCTGGCAACAGCCTGCAGGCGTATGAATGGAACGACGAATCCACATCATGGAGTGTTGGTATGTACGAAAAG GTAGTTAATATGAAATCACAGAACCCATCACTGAAAGTTCTGTTGGCCGTTGGTGGCTGGACATTTGGCAGCTTAGGATTTACGAGAATGGTGGCCACCTCAAACACGCGGCAACAATTCATAACAAAAAGTATCAAATTTCTGAGAAAACACTGTTTTGACGGTTTGGACATTGACTGGGAGTACCCTGCAGACCGTGGTAGCCCACTAGAAGACAAACAACGTTTTACACTCCTAGTTCAG GAAATGAGAGTAGCATTTAATGCCGAAGCAATTCCCACTGGAAAAGAGCGCCTCCTATTGACGGCAGCAGTCTCAGCCGGAGAATCTAAGATTGACAGAGGATATGAAGTTGCTAAATTAGCAAC GGAACTAGATTGGATAGGACTTCTATCTTACGATCTTCATGGCAGCTGGGATTCAACTGTTGGACATCACAGCGCCCTCTATTCACACGATTCATCTGCCAACAACCGAAAACTTACAATT AAATGGGCAGCAGAGAAGTGGCTTATTGCTGGAACACCAAGAAACAAACTTGTGATTGGCTTGGCTACATATGGAAGGTCATTTAAACTGAGAAGTTCATCAAAAACAAGTTTAGGGTCTGCAGCAAACGGTGGTGGAGATCAAGGCCAACACACAAGAGAGGCAGGATTCTTGTCGTACTATGAG ATTTGTCAAATGATATCAAGCGGCGGTACGTCTGTGGATAGTCCGTCTGCGGAAAGTCCGTCAATTGCCGCACCATACGCTTACAAGGGAAACCAATGGGTTGGCTATCATAATCAAGATAGCTTTAGAACTATT CTCCAGTATATAAAATCTGAGGGATTAGCTGGTGCGATGGTTTGGTCTTTAGATTTAGATGACTTCTCAGGGAGAGGGTGTGGTCAAGGGAAGTATCCGCTGCTCAATGTCATCAAACAGGAGCTTGGTGGACAAG GTCAACCACAACCAACCAAACCAAAACCAACCGAGGCTGCAGCACCACCAACTTATCCGCAACCAACCGAGGCTGCAGCGCAACCAACTGAACCTAGTGGTACTCAAG GCGATAATTTAAAACGTGTGTGCTATTTCACAAACTGGTCGCAGTATAGAAATGGAAGACTTGCTGAATTCACACCAAGTAACATTGATCCGTTTCTTTGTACACACATCATTTATGCCTTTTCTGTACTGAACAATAACCACGAGCTGGTTGAGACAGAGTGGAATGACTTGTCAACATCATGGCGTGAAGGCTTATATGAACAG GTCTTGAATGCTAAAAAACAAAACCTGCAGTTGTCCGTCTTGTTAGCGGTCGGCGGTTGGAACTTTGGCACTGAAGGCTTTTCACGAATGGTTTCTACTTCTTCAAATCGTCAACAGTTCATACGTAGCGCTGTAGCCTTCCTTCGCCGTTATGGATTTGACGGTCTTGATCTTGATTGGGAATATCCTTCTGGAGTTGACAAGTATAGGTTCACAACACTTGTACag gaattgAGGGCAGCATTTAATGTTGAGGTTAGACCGGCTGGTAGTAACCGACTCCTCCTGACAGCAGCTGTTGCTGCTGGTGAACAGTATATCAATGCTGGATATGAAATAGCCAGATTGGCAAG tTATTTGGATTGGGTAAATGTAATGGCCTATGACTTCTATGGCAATTGGGGTCATTACACAGGCCaccatagcgccctctattccCATAATACAAGGAACTCAAAGTTGACCATT TCATGGGCAGTTTGGCGATGGCTGAGTGGCGGTATGCCTAAAAATAAGCTGGTTGTTGGTTTACCTACGTATGGTCGTTCATTCAGGCTAGCTTCAAGCATCGTGACAGGCCTAGGATCTCTGTCCTTTGGTTCAGGACAGGCTGGAGTTTACACTAACTCACCTGGTATCTTATCCTATTATGAG ATTTGTGGATTACTTCAAAGTGACTGGAGGGAGGGTAACAGTTCGACCATCAAAGCACCTTATGCTTATAAAGGCAACCAATGGGTTGGCTATCACAACCCACAAAGTTTTGAAGTTATT GCTAATTGGATCAAGTCAGAGGGCTTGGCTGGTGCCATGGTGTGGAGTCTTGACTTTGATGATTTCACGGGTGAAGTGTGCGGCCAGGGGAAGTACCCCCTCATCAACACAATAAAGCGTGTATTTG GTCAACCAGAACCAACTGAACCAGAACCAACCGAGTCTGCAGCGCCACAAACTTACCCGCAACCAACTGAGGCTGCTGCGCAACCAACTTATCCGCAACCAACCGAGGCTGCAGCGCAACCAACTTATCCGCAACCAACCGAGGCTGCAGCGCAACCAACTTATCCGCAACCAACTGAGGCTGCAGCGCAACCAACTTATCTGCAACCAACCGAGGCTGCAGCGCAACCAACTGACCCTAGTGGTACCCAAG AATTTGAATGTCCAGTTCCGTATGGATACTTTGTTGACCCAACAGACTgcggttatttttacatttgtaCACAATCATTATTGTTTCGTCGAGCATGTTTTCCTGGAACCGGATTTAACGGCCGTGTTTGTGACTGGAAGCGCAATGTTCCTGCTTGTCGAAAATAA